The following proteins come from a genomic window of Myroides odoratus DSM 2801:
- a CDS encoding RDD family protein codes for MDTNYFIVRNSEKQGPYAKSELVNIGITAQTLVWYEGLANWTEARYIEDLQDIFQYKPMHVQGENAAQVYEERIGNVVYHADKMRVTLLTPQGEIYYEYANFGDRFVALILDRLICLVASIIPLVGPWLYYAILHSSEGQATVGQRAMNIRCLSMEGNSIDFGQATGRFFMSIVSSMIFCIGYLLFFGNDKKQTLHDSVAKTIVVKEIGRKKYNF; via the coding sequence ATGGATACAAACTATTTTATCGTTCGCAACAGTGAAAAACAAGGGCCTTATGCAAAGAGTGAATTAGTCAATATTGGTATTACTGCTCAAACATTAGTATGGTATGAAGGCTTAGCCAATTGGACAGAAGCACGCTATATAGAAGATTTGCAAGATATCTTTCAGTATAAACCGATGCACGTACAAGGAGAGAATGCTGCCCAAGTATATGAAGAAAGAATAGGTAATGTTGTTTATCATGCAGATAAAATGCGCGTTACGCTCCTTACACCTCAAGGTGAAATTTATTATGAGTATGCTAATTTTGGTGATCGATTTGTTGCTTTGATATTGGATCGATTGATTTGTTTAGTTGCTAGTATCATTCCCCTAGTGGGCCCTTGGTTGTATTATGCTATTCTGCATTCAAGTGAAGGACAAGCAACAGTGGGACAACGAGCAATGAATATCCGATGCTTGAGCATGGAAGGGAATTCAATAGATTTCGGACAAGCAACAGGGCGTTTCTTTATGTCGATTGTTTCGAGTATGATATTCTGTATTGGTTATCTCTTGTTCTTTGGAAATGACAAAAAGCAAACCTTGCATGATAGCGTTGCTAAAACAATAGTTGTAAAGGAGATAGGAAGAAAAAAATACAATTTCTAA
- a CDS encoding sensor histidine kinase, with the protein MERKVEKNNIDQSLFTKHYRLVVIPAVFVLYLFSHFLLNPYDPEWYTSIDTDSFWQSGIMILVYCTLISEISLRLSHALNKVLPWTKYASWRVVVQLLLLIIFIFLVYCILNIAYLVWIPYEPGEILDLEAKIDIWQSLLISINTGIFISVIHTGYFLIKNWKNSMMDAAELKLKAEQLERIASQAELETLKMQLDPHFLFNNFSTLSELVIEDQQVAVKFIDHLALVYRYMLSNVRKNSISLKEEISFVESYFYLIKERMGRKVELIIDIPENVQNTQAVAPIALQLLVENAVKHNTASKEHPLVIHIEVVNQYVVVRNNLQKLVVELPSSKVGLDNIVDRYRLLSQLDVEITSTTEEFIVKLPLLAVRERSYTN; encoded by the coding sequence ATGGAAAGAAAGGTAGAAAAAAATAATATAGATCAATCGCTATTTACAAAGCATTATCGGCTAGTTGTTATTCCTGCCGTTTTTGTATTGTATCTATTTTCTCATTTTTTATTGAATCCATACGATCCTGAATGGTATACTAGCATAGATACAGATAGTTTTTGGCAATCGGGAATTATGATTTTGGTGTATTGTACACTGATTAGTGAAATCAGTTTGCGATTGAGCCATGCTTTGAATAAAGTATTGCCCTGGACGAAGTATGCATCTTGGCGTGTTGTTGTTCAGCTCTTGTTGTTGATTATCTTTATTTTTCTAGTTTATTGTATACTCAATATCGCTTATTTGGTATGGATACCTTATGAACCCGGAGAGATTTTAGATTTAGAAGCTAAAATTGATATCTGGCAGTCTTTGTTGATTAGTATCAATACTGGAATTTTTATTAGTGTGATTCACACGGGCTATTTTTTAATTAAAAACTGGAAAAACTCAATGATGGATGCAGCTGAATTAAAGCTCAAAGCAGAACAGTTAGAACGCATTGCAAGTCAGGCCGAATTAGAAACGCTGAAAATGCAATTAGATCCTCATTTTTTATTTAATAATTTTAGCACACTGTCCGAATTAGTGATTGAAGATCAGCAGGTAGCGGTTAAGTTTATTGATCATTTGGCTTTGGTCTATCGCTATATGCTTTCAAATGTCAGAAAGAATAGCATCAGCCTAAAAGAGGAGATAAGCTTTGTAGAATCGTATTTTTACTTGATTAAAGAGCGAATGGGACGCAAGGTGGAGCTAATTATCGATATACCAGAAAACGTTCAAAATACACAAGCTGTAGCGCCAATTGCCTTGCAACTTTTGGTTGAAAATGCAGTGAAACACAATACGGCGTCCAAAGAACATCCCCTTGTTATTCACATTGAAGTAGTGAATCAATATGTGGTTGTCCGCAATAATTTACAAAAGCTAGTGGTCGAATTGCCTTCCTCAAAAGTAGGATTGGATAACATCGTTGATCGCTATCGTTTGTTGAGTCAATTGGATGTTGAAATAACAAGTACAACAGAAGAGTTTATAGTGAAGTTACCCTTGTTAGCAGTTAGAGAAAGAAGTTACACCAATTAA
- a CDS encoding LytR/AlgR family response regulator transcription factor produces the protein MKVLIVEDEERNANKLMRLLHQIDPTIEVLAVVEGIQSAVSWLQTHADPDLIFMDIRLEDGLCFEIFEQIQVNIPVIFTTSYDEYALKAFKVNSIDYLMKPVQEEDLVQALAKYKSLNPAGLNDSIQHILGSLSKKEIVYRSRFLIPYKDGFKTVKVEEIDYIYSELKITHLVLKDKSEIIIGQTMEEVEEELDPLVFFRANRQHILHIDSIHNIQNYYNGKLKVTLVQDPQREIIISREKSPLFKNWLNS, from the coding sequence ATGAAGGTATTGATTGTAGAAGATGAAGAAAGAAATGCAAATAAACTCATGCGTCTCTTGCATCAAATTGACCCCACAATCGAAGTATTGGCAGTAGTCGAAGGAATACAGTCGGCAGTGAGTTGGTTGCAAACACATGCAGATCCAGATCTTATTTTTATGGATATTCGCCTAGAAGACGGTCTTTGTTTTGAAATATTCGAACAAATTCAAGTGAATATTCCCGTTATTTTTACCACATCGTATGATGAGTACGCCCTAAAAGCATTTAAGGTTAATAGTATTGACTACTTAATGAAACCGGTGCAAGAAGAGGATTTGGTTCAAGCATTGGCAAAATACAAAAGTCTAAATCCTGCGGGATTGAATGATTCTATTCAACATATTTTGGGAAGTTTAAGCAAAAAGGAAATTGTTTATCGCTCCCGTTTTTTAATTCCTTACAAAGATGGTTTTAAAACAGTCAAAGTAGAAGAAATCGACTATATCTATTCCGAGTTGAAAATTACGCATTTGGTGTTGAAAGACAAAAGCGAAATCATCATCGGCCAAACGATGGAAGAAGTAGAAGAGGAACTAGATCCTCTTGTGTTTTTCAGAGCGAATAGACAGCATATTTTACATATCGATAGTATCCACAATATTCAAAATTATTACAACGGGAAGCTAAAAGTTACCCTTGTTCAAGACCCTCAACGAGAAATAATAATCAGTCGAGAAAAGTCCCCGCTATTTAAAAATTGGTTGAATTCATAA
- a CDS encoding efflux RND transporter periplasmic adaptor subunit, with amino-acid sequence MNRVYRNLSVLAYVGLTVITLLTAVGCKQASSDSAPMGGHLEVKTEVVERGDAEVVHSYTASLQGKVNVEVRAQASGYINKIVVKEGSYVKKGQALFLIDPQPYQIKLQNAEATLKAAAAELVNAQLEQDKVKSLVENKFVSPIQLQTANAALDSAKAMVAQAKAAVAEAKLNLSYCTVVAPVDGFLGRIPKLVGNLVTAGEAEPLTTMSDISQIYAYFSVTEADYFDLIKGSNGEQEVLPMDIELKLSNGDTYPLHGKVDMINGEFDKATNALSVRAVFENPDKLLRNGGTGIVNLVAKKNDVLQIPIAATMDLQNKVFAYVLGKDNQVEQRQLKIVGKNLHTYFVQGGIESGEVIVTTGLDKIADGDKVQPLTATSNEQISAVKEEETAREASVL; translated from the coding sequence ATGAATAGAGTTTATAGAAACCTAAGCGTATTGGCTTATGTAGGGCTAACAGTAATTACCCTGCTCACGGCAGTAGGGTGTAAGCAGGCATCAAGTGATTCTGCACCAATGGGAGGACATCTTGAAGTAAAAACAGAGGTTGTAGAACGTGGAGACGCAGAAGTAGTACACAGTTATACCGCTTCTTTACAAGGAAAGGTTAACGTAGAAGTTCGAGCACAAGCTTCGGGCTATATCAATAAAATTGTTGTCAAAGAAGGGAGCTATGTCAAAAAAGGACAAGCGTTATTTTTGATTGATCCACAACCATACCAAATCAAGTTACAAAATGCAGAAGCGACGTTAAAAGCAGCAGCTGCAGAATTGGTGAATGCTCAATTGGAACAAGATAAAGTAAAATCACTAGTAGAAAACAAGTTTGTCTCTCCTATTCAATTACAAACTGCAAATGCAGCGCTAGATAGCGCAAAAGCGATGGTAGCACAAGCCAAAGCGGCTGTTGCAGAAGCCAAATTGAATTTGAGCTATTGTACAGTGGTCGCTCCAGTGGATGGGTTCTTAGGACGAATTCCCAAGTTAGTTGGAAACTTAGTAACAGCAGGCGAGGCAGAACCTTTGACTACCATGTCTGATATTTCCCAGATTTACGCTTACTTTTCAGTAACAGAGGCAGATTACTTTGATTTGATTAAAGGAAGCAACGGAGAACAAGAGGTTTTACCGATGGATATTGAATTGAAATTGAGCAACGGTGATACGTACCCATTACATGGAAAAGTGGATATGATCAACGGTGAATTTGATAAGGCTACCAATGCATTAAGCGTACGTGCTGTATTTGAGAATCCAGACAAATTATTGCGAAATGGCGGAACGGGAATTGTCAATTTAGTAGCGAAGAAAAATGATGTCTTGCAAATTCCAATCGCAGCAACAATGGATTTACAAAATAAAGTGTTTGCGTATGTACTTGGAAAAGACAATCAAGTGGAGCAAAGACAGTTGAAAATTGTGGGTAAAAACTTGCATACTTATTTTGTTCAAGGCGGTATCGAAAGCGGAGAAGTAATCGTTACAACGGGATTAGATAAAATAGCGGATGGCGATAAAGTTCAACCGTTAACTGCAACGTCCAATGAACAAATTAGCGCAGTAAAAGAAGAAGAAACGGCGCGTGAAGCTTCGGTTTTATAA
- a CDS encoding efflux RND transporter permease subunit — MLKKIIHRPVLATVISVILVILGLVGLKELPVQQFPDIAPPSVAVHASYPGGNAETVLKSVVTPLEEVINGVERMTHIESTASNDGTATITVFFELGTDPDQAAVNVQNRVAQVQGILPEEVIRAGVNTQKEQRGMIMVIDLISDDAELYDETFVQNYARINVVRALKRIKGVGNVQLFGEKDYAMRVWLDPYKLANRGLTPSDVERVIQNQSLEVAAGNLGQNAGGAVQYTLTYPGKYNTPEQFEQIVVQADSNGNVLYLKDIARIEFGAVAYDEENKVNGKEAVSMAVFQTNGSNANEIQTQIYGVLEELKPQLPKGLNYNVTFASKTQLDESINQVKTTLIEAFLLVFLIVYLFLQDFRSTLIPAIAVPVSLIGTLFFLNMLGFSINMLTLFALVLAIGIVVDDAIVVVEAVHATMMIDGLNAKDATSKAMSEITGAIISITLVMSAVFLPVGFMTGPVGVFYQQFAFTLAIAILISAVNALTLSPALCALLLKNHYTDEHGETSKKGFLARFFSSFNNGFNALTDRYVGGIRFLLKRKVLGASLILGSIVAMVLLMNTTPKGFIPNEDQGFAMFALSLPPGSSIDRTTKVLKEGDDIMRSHPAIKSVTTISGFNILGNAASPAYGMGFIAFKDREERGEVTDINEILADINGQLSTIKEGDFFVFANPTVPGFGDFDGLELVVQDRKGGTINEFADVVTQFNADLSASDEVVQAFTMFKADFPMYKIVVDPVKAKMHGVEVSDMMAAVQLFYGSAQVNDFNRFGKQFKVFVQGDAPFRANEDSFKTLYVHTQSGEMIPISSLAKLEKVYGPQAISRHNLFNAITVNGIISPGVSTGDAMAKVEQIASEKLPTGYGIEWLGLSKEEKQSGNQMVFIFGLSILFVYFILAAQYESYILPLVVLFSLPVGIIGVFLAIGAVGIANNIYVQVGLIMLVGLLAKNAILIVEFAVQRRNAGLSIVEAALEASRLRLRPILMTSFAFVAGLVPLMFVQGSSAQGNHSISIGTAGGMFFGVVLGVFVIPILYVFFQYIQEKISGAPTATEQPTEV, encoded by the coding sequence ATGCTAAAAAAAATAATTCACAGGCCTGTTTTGGCTACCGTGATTTCTGTTATATTGGTAATCTTAGGTCTTGTAGGACTGAAAGAATTACCTGTACAGCAGTTCCCCGATATTGCACCGCCTAGTGTAGCTGTGCATGCATCTTATCCAGGAGGGAATGCTGAAACTGTACTAAAATCAGTGGTTACTCCTTTAGAGGAAGTCATCAATGGAGTAGAGCGAATGACTCACATCGAATCTACAGCCAGTAATGATGGTACAGCGACTATTACAGTCTTTTTTGAATTGGGTACAGATCCCGATCAAGCTGCAGTAAACGTACAAAATAGAGTTGCACAAGTGCAGGGAATCCTACCAGAAGAGGTAATCCGTGCAGGGGTAAATACCCAAAAGGAGCAACGCGGAATGATTATGGTGATTGACCTCATCAGTGATGATGCGGAGCTATATGATGAAACTTTCGTTCAAAACTACGCGAGAATTAACGTGGTACGTGCTTTGAAGCGTATCAAAGGAGTTGGAAACGTACAGCTTTTTGGAGAGAAAGATTACGCCATGCGTGTTTGGTTGGATCCCTATAAATTGGCAAATCGCGGGTTAACCCCTTCGGATGTAGAACGCGTGATTCAGAATCAAAGTTTGGAAGTTGCTGCAGGTAATTTAGGACAAAATGCCGGTGGTGCAGTTCAATATACATTAACATATCCTGGGAAATACAATACCCCAGAACAGTTTGAACAGATTGTTGTTCAGGCAGATAGTAACGGAAATGTTTTATACCTGAAAGATATTGCTCGCATTGAATTTGGAGCAGTAGCGTATGATGAAGAAAATAAAGTAAATGGAAAAGAAGCGGTTTCTATGGCGGTTTTCCAAACGAATGGATCGAATGCCAATGAAATTCAAACGCAAATCTATGGCGTATTAGAGGAGTTAAAACCTCAATTGCCGAAAGGGTTGAATTACAACGTAACCTTTGCGAGTAAAACGCAATTAGATGAATCAATTAATCAGGTAAAAACCACGTTAATTGAAGCTTTCTTATTGGTGTTTTTAATTGTGTATCTGTTCTTACAAGATTTTAGATCGACGTTAATTCCTGCTATTGCAGTGCCAGTTTCCTTGATTGGAACCTTGTTCTTCCTTAATATGCTGGGATTCTCCATCAACATGTTGACGCTCTTTGCCTTGGTGCTCGCCATTGGAATTGTAGTGGATGATGCCATTGTCGTAGTGGAGGCAGTCCATGCCACCATGATGATTGATGGATTAAATGCCAAAGATGCAACTTCCAAAGCAATGAGTGAGATTACAGGGGCTATTATCTCAATTACCTTGGTAATGTCTGCGGTATTCTTACCAGTAGGATTCATGACAGGACCAGTTGGGGTTTTCTATCAACAGTTTGCCTTTACCCTCGCGATTGCTATTTTAATTTCGGCAGTAAATGCCTTGACTCTGAGTCCGGCTTTATGTGCGTTGTTATTAAAGAACCACTATACAGATGAGCATGGTGAAACAAGTAAAAAAGGATTTTTAGCTCGTTTCTTCTCTAGCTTCAACAATGGATTCAATGCGTTAACTGATCGCTATGTAGGGGGGATTCGCTTCTTATTAAAGAGAAAAGTACTAGGAGCTTCTTTGATCTTGGGGTCAATTGTCGCTATGGTTTTATTGATGAATACAACGCCTAAGGGATTCATTCCAAATGAAGACCAAGGTTTTGCCATGTTTGCATTGTCTTTGCCTCCGGGATCTTCTATTGATCGTACAACAAAAGTATTGAAAGAAGGAGATGATATTATGCGCAGTCACCCAGCAATTAAATCGGTAACGACAATTTCCGGATTTAATATTTTGGGTAATGCTGCCAGTCCAGCTTATGGAATGGGATTCATCGCTTTCAAAGACAGAGAAGAACGCGGGGAAGTAACCGATATCAATGAGATCTTAGCCGATATCAACGGCCAACTATCAACGATTAAAGAAGGTGATTTCTTCGTTTTTGCTAATCCGACAGTACCTGGATTCGGAGATTTCGATGGATTAGAATTAGTGGTTCAAGATAGAAAAGGAGGAACAATTAATGAATTTGCAGATGTTGTAACGCAATTTAATGCAGATTTAAGTGCATCCGATGAGGTAGTACAAGCTTTTACCATGTTTAAGGCAGACTTCCCGATGTATAAGATTGTTGTTGACCCAGTGAAAGCAAAAATGCATGGAGTAGAAGTGAGCGATATGATGGCTGCGGTACAATTGTTCTACGGAAGTGCCCAAGTAAATGACTTCAACCGCTTTGGAAAACAGTTTAAAGTGTTTGTACAAGGAGATGCGCCATTTAGAGCCAATGAAGATTCATTTAAGACCTTGTATGTTCATACACAATCGGGTGAAATGATTCCGATTAGCTCGTTAGCAAAATTAGAAAAAGTATATGGTCCACAAGCGATTAGTAGACATAACTTATTCAATGCAATTACAGTAAACGGTATTATTAGCCCAGGAGTTAGTACGGGAGATGCTATGGCTAAAGTAGAACAGATTGCCTCAGAGAAATTACCTACAGGGTATGGAATTGAATGGTTGGGATTGAGTAAAGAAGAAAAGCAATCCGGAAATCAGATGGTTTTCATCTTTGGATTGTCTATTTTATTCGTGTATTTCATTCTAGCTGCACAATACGAAAGTTATATCTTGCCTTTGGTGGTTTTATTCTCTTTACCTGTTGGTATTATAGGTGTCTTTCTCGCCATTGGAGCCGTGGGAATTGCCAATAATATTTATGTACAAGTTGGACTCATCATGCTCGTCGGTTTATTGGCGAAGAATGCCATCTTGATTGTGGAATTTGCCGTACAGCGAAGAAATGCTGGATTATCCATTGTGGAGGCTGCATTAGAAGCTTCGCGCTTGCGTCTGCGTCCAATCTTGATGACCTCTTTTGCCTTTGTTGCCGGGTTAGTGCCTTTGATGTTCGTACAAGGATCATCTGCTCAAGGAAACCACTCCATTAGTATTGGTACAGCTGGAGGAATGTTCTTTGGTGTTGTACTAGGTGTATTTGTTATCCCAATTTTGTATGTATTCTTCCAATACATTCAAGAGAAAATTTCAGGCGCACCAACAGCAACAGAACAACCAACGGAAGTTTAA
- a CDS encoding efflux transporter outer membrane subunit, whose product MKKYVYIIPLALVFTACKVGKDYERPALDTPDQFYVNPQVDSSANTMAELSWQNFFGQEELAHYVQLALDQNTDLQLAIKNIDQVNLLYKQSKMALLPSLTMQATGNHTEWSKNSEIAQTGVSRISKDYTARLDLSWELDVWGKLRREKEAALASYMQTQEVKRAIQNRLVAEVATAYINLLMLDEQLRIAEEGLVLREKTFALTQKMYEIGNESSIAVQQAEAQWLEAQELLPQIEQEIALQESALGVLLNHFPQKIHRTTSINALQFSTDLNTGVPAEFLSQRPDIQIAELELRKANAKAGAAQGEMYPSLTISAQGGLNAIEASQWFNTPASLFGTVIGGLVQPIFQQKKLRTAYEIAVIEREKAAISFKNAVVVGYADVHDALVKMDKLQEREKVVQQRVLLLNTSLDNIQVMFGLDKASYLEVVNAQALALQSNLNYAELKRDYLASKIDLYRALGGH is encoded by the coding sequence ATGAAAAAATACGTATATATCATACCCCTTGCTTTGGTCTTTACTGCTTGTAAAGTGGGAAAAGATTATGAGCGACCTGCTTTGGATACTCCGGATCAATTTTATGTCAATCCGCAGGTTGATAGTTCAGCTAATACTATGGCTGAGTTATCTTGGCAAAACTTTTTTGGTCAGGAAGAGTTAGCGCATTATGTTCAATTGGCTTTGGATCAAAATACCGATTTGCAATTGGCCATTAAAAATATAGACCAGGTAAATTTGCTATACAAACAGTCTAAAATGGCCTTGTTGCCTAGCTTAACCATGCAAGCCACTGGAAACCACACAGAGTGGTCTAAGAACAGCGAGATTGCACAAACCGGAGTTTCGCGTATTAGCAAGGATTATACTGCGCGTTTAGATTTGTCATGGGAATTGGATGTTTGGGGAAAGCTTAGACGAGAAAAAGAAGCGGCTTTGGCTTCTTATATGCAAACACAAGAAGTAAAAAGAGCCATTCAAAATAGATTAGTAGCTGAAGTAGCTACGGCTTATATCAATTTGTTGATGTTGGACGAGCAGTTGCGCATTGCAGAAGAAGGATTGGTGCTACGCGAAAAAACATTCGCCTTGACGCAAAAAATGTATGAGATTGGAAACGAGTCAAGTATAGCGGTTCAACAAGCAGAAGCCCAATGGTTAGAGGCGCAGGAATTACTTCCGCAAATCGAACAAGAAATTGCGTTGCAGGAAAGCGCCTTGGGGGTTTTACTCAATCATTTTCCACAAAAGATTCATCGTACAACCTCTATTAATGCACTGCAATTTTCAACGGATTTGAATACAGGCGTACCTGCGGAATTCCTAAGTCAACGTCCGGATATTCAAATTGCAGAATTGGAATTGAGGAAAGCGAATGCAAAAGCAGGAGCTGCACAAGGAGAGATGTATCCAAGCTTAACTATTTCAGCTCAAGGTGGATTGAATGCGATCGAAGCTTCTCAATGGTTTAATACCCCTGCTTCTTTATTTGGAACGGTAATCGGAGGATTGGTACAACCCATTTTTCAACAGAAAAAATTGAGAACGGCGTATGAAATTGCTGTAATTGAAAGAGAAAAAGCAGCCATTAGCTTTAAAAATGCGGTTGTAGTTGGTTATGCTGATGTGCATGATGCTTTGGTGAAAATGGATAAACTGCAAGAAAGAGAAAAAGTAGTACAGCAACGCGTCCTACTTTTAAATACGTCCTTGGACAATATTCAAGTGATGTTTGGATTGGATAAAGCTTCTTATTTAGAAGTGGTTAATGCGCAAGCATTAGCCTTGCAAAGTAATTTAAACTATGCAGAATTAAAACGCGACTACTTAGCGTCAAAAATTGATTTATACCGCGCTTTAGGCGGACACTAA
- a CDS encoding efflux RND transporter periplasmic adaptor subunit gives MKNTKVRAQQIIMTVGCIVFLVWVGIRGMNERAGETKETNATGEEQLPLASEGVQVQPVSEEVIVVNQTYATQMAPAPSIAMRADRGGELVQLKVDVNSRIEVGQEIALMRVTQGDTLGLGKATRKAKEAKQVVKEQLEQLLAIDRGEDGTEAKDKYEKQYEAYNTAKKEAAVYEEQINKITSSTNVVAVEKAIKATSAGVVKQILVGAGRTIEVNQPLLMLQQGQAKSVQIAVTSENYLLLRNHLQQTRAKVVFQDQSALQLPASVLESFTQQSINEDGKIIMALNVSSIPNIQDIRKLDLSILNIPTKVLDEKALFTRDNTTYIWTVNEANLAEATPVVVVKKEGGKAYVQKGNATWNRVLVGDLKTVKEGDTFEK, from the coding sequence ATGAAGAATACAAAAGTTAGAGCGCAACAAATTATTATGACGGTGGGCTGTATTGTTTTTTTGGTTTGGGTGGGCATTCGCGGAATGAATGAACGCGCAGGTGAAACAAAAGAAACGAATGCAACAGGAGAAGAACAGTTGCCTCTTGCTTCAGAAGGCGTACAGGTGCAACCTGTTTCAGAAGAGGTTATTGTTGTCAATCAAACCTATGCAACACAAATGGCTCCAGCGCCTTCTATTGCGATGCGTGCAGATAGAGGAGGAGAACTCGTACAGTTAAAAGTAGATGTCAATAGTCGCATTGAAGTAGGACAGGAAATTGCCTTGATGCGCGTGACGCAAGGAGATACGCTTGGTTTGGGCAAAGCGACACGAAAAGCAAAAGAAGCGAAGCAAGTGGTCAAAGAGCAATTGGAACAACTATTGGCGATTGATCGAGGGGAAGATGGAACAGAAGCCAAAGACAAATATGAAAAGCAGTATGAGGCCTACAATACAGCTAAAAAAGAAGCTGCTGTGTATGAGGAACAAATCAATAAAATAACTTCATCCACGAATGTCGTTGCAGTAGAAAAAGCAATCAAAGCCACTAGTGCAGGGGTTGTTAAACAGATTCTAGTAGGAGCAGGTAGAACCATTGAGGTGAATCAACCTTTATTAATGTTGCAACAAGGACAAGCGAAATCAGTACAAATTGCAGTGACGAGTGAGAACTATTTACTCTTGCGCAATCATTTACAACAAACGAGAGCTAAAGTTGTTTTTCAAGATCAATCTGCTTTACAATTACCCGCTTCTGTTTTGGAATCTTTTACCCAACAATCCATTAATGAAGACGGAAAAATAATCATGGCCTTAAATGTATCTTCTATTCCCAATATACAAGATATTCGAAAACTAGACTTGAGTATTTTGAATATACCGACGAAAGTATTGGATGAAAAAGCACTGTTCACACGTGACAATACAACGTATATCTGGACGGTTAATGAAGCCAATTTAGCTGAGGCAACGCCTGTTGTGGTTGTGAAAAAAGAAGGTGGAAAAGCGTATGTACAAAAAGGAAATGCTACTTGGAATCGCGTCTTAGTAGGCGATTTAAAAACCGTAAAAGAAGGCGATACGTTCGAAAAATAA
- a CDS encoding HYC_CC_PP family protein, producing MKRILVILFGIMYFFLASGFSTYQHICRGLVQQTSMAFAQNAEENCAFCSKKGKTVNEPKKNCCQDKVEVVKVKSEVQNSTFKVLKVSFFVDAILHRYFGAVYEFIAAPKEVLNPYIYYLYVTKEIPLYIKHCVYRI from the coding sequence ATGAAGAGAATATTAGTCATACTATTTGGTATTATGTACTTCTTTTTAGCCTCTGGCTTTAGTACATATCAGCACATCTGCAGAGGATTGGTGCAGCAAACGAGTATGGCTTTTGCTCAAAACGCAGAAGAAAATTGTGCATTCTGTAGCAAAAAAGGAAAAACGGTTAACGAACCAAAGAAGAATTGCTGTCAAGACAAAGTTGAAGTTGTAAAAGTAAAGTCGGAAGTACAGAATTCAACATTTAAGGTGCTTAAAGTTTCGTTTTTTGTTGATGCTATCTTGCACCGTTATTTTGGTGCAGTGTACGAATTTATTGCTGCACCAAAAGAGGTATTAAATCCCTATATATATTACCTGTATGTAACAAAGGAAATTCCTTTGTATATCAAGCATTGCGTGTATCGAATTTGA